The sequence below is a genomic window from Humulus lupulus chromosome 3, drHumLupu1.1, whole genome shotgun sequence.
AATAAACTTCAAAACACACACCAAGTGATATCAAAGCGTTAAATATAATATTCATCGTTGAAACCCATGAGTCATAAAGTCAACATCTCAATTTAGTCAAGTACAGTAAtccaataaaacataaaaacaaaataaaaactaagaaaaataaaataaacataaacataaactctcccccccccccccccccctccaaaCTTAATAAAAACAGTGTCCCAAACTTAATACTCTGGTGGTGGGACATTCTCATGATCGTCCACCTCAAATCCAAGCCTAGAAGGACGAGGAGTTCCACCTTGCCAGAACGAACCATGAGTCAAATTACCATGATCTATAGTGGTATTTTGCAAACAGGGCTCAGTCTCATTCATCGGAACACCAGCCACCCTACATAACCCAGGAATAAAACTAGCAGGACCATGACCACTAGTAGTAGCACCCCTCATAATCTTCAAAATACTGTCCCGAACCAAAATCCCCACATCAATAGTTTTTCCCgcacaaataaaatacaaaagcACCATGCGGTCAACCAGAATCTCAGACTTATTGGTAGAGGGCATCAATGTTGAACAAATAAAACTATTCCATGCTTTGGCATAAGGATTCAACACTATACTAAGCACATTACGTGGCACCGTCGGATCAGTAGTAGAATAAATCCAATCAACACTAGGGGGAGCAAGTTGACTTAAAATAAATCTATAATCTGGACCCTCTCTCACCATAGTATGATATTCATCATCCAGAATTCGTGGTAACCCATTTTATGCATTAATCCCCGACGGAGAAAAATTCACAATTCGACCCCTTACCATCACATAATTGTGTTTCTCTTTGTTGGGTGCCATTAGCATAAAATTCTCTAACCACACTAATATTCCCCATAATGGACACCTGACATAAGCCTTGCCATCCACACTCTTGAATCATGCTCAACAAATTGCCATCACTTGGTGCCGGCTGAAAAGAAGATTCCATGATGATTTTCTTATTTCGATCATTATACAACTTATATTTACCCTTGGCCTCATCATTTACAAAAGAATGTTGAACAATAAAGGATGCTGAGGTAGAGGCCTCAGTTCTCTTGTTTTTAAGCCACATAAGTAATAATTAAAGACCCTCATAACCACTCTTGAACCCAAACTACCTCTCACAAAACCCCAGAATTCTCCCCCAAACTCCAAGGAAAAGCACTTGGGATGGAATGGAATCCCTTCTTCATCTCCATTTTTCCATTGAGAAAAACTTGAGAAATATAGTGTAGAGTAATAAATGATAGAAATAAAGCAAGGAAATAATTAATAATGTGATGAGAATGAATCATACAAGATCAGAAGTATGAGGAAGAtgattattaataaaaatgatggtgatagagcttgaagaagaaaaagagaaaaaaaaaaaggaatgtgGGAATgggagagaaggaaagaaaaggaaaagaagtaaaagtaattaagtaaaaaaaatgaaagaaacaaaactacctaacttaaaaaaaaaaagtgatgctTGTGttggttcatttttttttttacagaagTGGCGATGTGTCCCCATTCACCAGACGATGTATTGCCTAGTGCGATTAAGGTTTAGGCGATGTGCCGCCAGAATCCTAGCGACGTATTGCCAAACTCTCTATTTTGAGGCCCAAACAGGCTCAAAATTCCACTTGTGGTGATGCATCGCCACTAggcaggcgatacatcgcctaggccaaattttttttgaataaaactttaaaaactaaaattaaaattaatcctAAACTAAATTACTAATAAAATTtacgaaaaataaataaaagttatcaaaaagATGGGTTGCCTCCCATATAGCGCTTAATTTAAAGTCTTTAGCTAGACCTTGTACCTCAATACCAAACTACTCATCAATGAGCTTAATGCTCGCCATTTTCTCTACTTCTGCTCCAAAATAATGCTTCAACCgttggccatttactttgaacACAGATTCATCACCTCATTGAATCTCAATAGCTCCAAATGGAGAGACTTGAATAACTGTGAATGGCCCTAACCAACAAGACATTAATTTACCGGGAAAGAGTTTAAGACGAGAATTGAATAAAAGAACCTTCTCTCCCGGTACAAACTCCCTTCGAAGAATTTGTTTATAATGCCAATTTTTCGTTTGCTCCTTATAAATATGTGCATTCTCCTAAGCTTCATGATGAATTTCTTCTAACTCATTAAGTTGGAAAAGTATTTTCTCTCCCAAAGCTTTCAAATCAAAATTATGCTTTTTAATGGCCCATTGTGCACGGTGCTCAAGCTTAAATGGTAGATGACAAGCCTTTCCAAACATAATCCGATAAGGAGACATCCCGATAGGTTTCTTGAAAGTTGTCTTATATGCCCATAAAGCATCATCAAGCTGATTagaccaatcctttctattaGATTGCACCATTTTCTCCAAGATAAGCTTAATTTCCCAATTAGATATCTCCACTTGACCATTAGATTGTGGATGATAAGCTAGGGCCATCTTATGTCTTACTCTGTACTTTGTGATAAGAGCATCAAAAACCTTATTAGCGAAATGGGTACCTTCATCACTAAGTATGGCTCTCGGTGTACCAAATATAGAAAAAATATTCTTTTGAATAAATTTGACTACAACCTGAGCATCATTTGTAGTTGTTGCAGCAGCTTCTACCCATTTACTTTCATAGTCCACCGCCAAGAGAATGTATAGATTACCAAATGAAGGTGGGAATGGTCCCATGGAATCAATACCCCACACATCAAAGATCTCTACTTCTAGAATATTAGTGAGAGGCAATTCATGTCTTCTAGAGATGTTTCCCACACGTTGAAAACGATCACAACTCTTCACATATGCATAACAATCTCGGTGTAAAGTAGGCTAATAAAACCCACTATCAAGGACCTTTGCAGCAGTCCTTGCAACTCCAAAATGGCCACCCACAGAAGAAGAATGGCAATGAAATAGAATCTCACTTACTTCCTCTTCCGGTACACATCTTTCCTATAACAAGATTCGTACAATGCTTAGAGATAATCGGATCATCCCAAATATATTGCTTCACATCATGAAAAAATATTCTTCTTTTGTTGAGAGGATAGACCCGGTGGCAAAACCTTGCATGCTAAATAGTTGACAAAATCAACATACCAAGGGATTTTAGTTTCCATAAAAAATAATTGCTCATTTGGAAAAGCTTCCAAAATTGACGAACAGTCATCTCCACTATTCACCCCCTCAAGATGAGATAGATCATCAGCCACTACATTCTCACTTCCTCTCTTATCTCGGATCTCAAAATCAAATTCTTGGAGCAATAGAACCCATCTAATCTAGTGAGGTTTAGCATCCTTTTTCTCAAACAAGTACCGTATAGCTGCATGATCGGTATAGATTATCACCTTAGATTCAATTATATAAGGACGAAACTTGTCACAAGAATAAACTACCGCTAACGTCTCCTTCTCAGTAGTTGTATAATTCTCTTGAGCTTCATTCAAAGTACGACGAGAGTAATAAATAGCTCTAAAAATCTTGTCTCTTCGCTGCCCAAGAACCACTCCAATAGCAaagtcacttgcatcacacattaTCTCAAATGGCTCACTCCAATCGGGCATAATAAGAATGGGTGCTGCAATAAGTTTCTCTTTAAGGACATTAAAAGCTTTCAAACATGACTCATAAAAAAGAAAAGGCTCACCCTTCTCTAATAACTTGCATAATGGCTTAGTAACTTTAGAGAAGTCTTTAATAAATCTCCTGTAGAAACTGGCATGGCCTAAAAAACTTCGAATCCCCTTCACATTAGTTGGGGGTGGTAAGGTCTcaatagtgaaaaaaaaattctttatccaACTCCAAACCCAAAGAAGAAACTCGATGCCCAAGTACAGTCCCCTCCTTAACCATAAAATGGAATTTATCCCAAATAAGAACAAGATTGGTCTCCACACATCATTTGAGAACTATCCCAAGGTTGCACAAACAATAGTCAAATGAGGaaacaaaaactaaaaaattgtccaTAAATACCTCCATTACATTCTCCACTAAGTCGGGGAAAATGgccatcatacacctttgaaaagtggttggtgcattacacaagccaaatggcatccTACGAAAAGCGAACGTACCATATGGACAAGTAAAGGTGGTCTTCTCTTGGTCCTCCAGAGTAATaacaatttggttatatcccgaataaccATATAGAAAACAATAGAAATCGTGGCCCGCCAAGCGATCTAACATTTGCTCAATGAAAGGCAAGGGAAAATGATCCTTCCGAGTTGCCTTATTCAGctttctataatcaatacacactctccaccccgtcacAGTACGAGTTGGAATTAACTGATTCTTTTCTTTCATTACAACCATCACTCCTCCTTTCTTCAGTACCACttgaactggactcacccatGAACTATCAGAAATGGCATAAATAATTCCAGCATTCAAAAGTTTCAAGACTTTCGCTCTCACAACCTCTTTCATAGTTGGATTAAGACAATGTTGATGTTCAATAGAAGGCTTGTAGGAGTCATCCATAAGAATCTTGTGCATAAAAATTGTTGGACTAATGCCTTTAATATATGAAATTGACCAAGTAAAGGCAGATGAATACTGCTTTAAAGTTTCTTACAACTTCCTTTCATCTTCTTCATTTAGTGTTGCCGAAATTATTATGGGTTTGGTAGATCCATCTCCCAAAAAGGCATATCGAAGATGAGCGGGTAATTACTTCAAAAAAAGCCCATCACTAGTAGTATTCTTTTTCTCCAAGCTATTACCGAGAGTAAGAGATTTATAGATATCTTCCTTCTTAGACACCTCCTTTTCTACCGGTAATGCTTCAAAAGCAAATAAATTATTGACCACCTCCATATAAGTCATTCCCAACTCCACTCCAAGGTCCTCTCTAGAAATCGATGTTGTCAAACATAATTCCAAAGGATCATTATGAAACATGGTCTTGAAAAAGTCTCTTAAGCATGGAGTAACTACATTCACTCTCTTACACTCCGCTTGCTCCTTGGGAAACTTCATAGCATTACTAAAGTTGAACTTTACTTCTTCGCCATTCACCCATTAGAGTCAAGTTACCATCATGTACATTAATCAAAGCTTTTGCGGTTGCTAGAAAAGGTTTTCCCAAGATTATCAGAATTTCATGGTCTTCCTCCATGTTAAGCACAACAAAATCAACCAGAAAAATGAATCTATCAATCTTCACTAGAACATCTTCAATGATACCTCTAGGATACGTCAAAGAACGATACGCCAATTGTAAGGAAATAGTAGTTGGTGTGAAATCTCCAAGATTGAGTTTCCGAAAGATAGAGAGAGACATTAGATTGatactagcacccaaatcacacAAGGCCTTCTCACTATGTAGTTCACCAGTAACACATGGAATTGTAAAACTTCCCAGATCTTTCAAGTTTTCTGGTAATTGTCTCTTGATAATGGCACTACATTCTTTTGTTAGCTTCACTGTTTCATAATCTTCTAACTTACGCTTCTTAGACATCACCTCCTTCATAAACTTAGCGTAGTTTGGCATTTGTTCAAGGGCATATACAAGAGAATGTTAATATGTATTTTCTTGAAAATATTCAAGAACTTTGCAAATTGTTCATCAATCGCCTTCTTGTGAAATCTTTGAAGAAATGCTAATGGAGTAGTAATCTTGGGTGGGTTGTCCGGAAAAGTAATTGAACCTGGATTAGCCACCAATGGCTCTTTCTTCTtaatcctctcatttttcttgtcTTCTTCTTTCTCACCGTTCATTGGGATCTCATCAACCTTTTTCTTCTCAACTGTAGGAGCGTCCAATTATTTTCCACTCTTCAAAGTAATTGCATTACACTCTTTTGGATTCTTCTCCATATCACTTGGAAAAGATCTAGACATTTGAGTCTTCATATTATTGGCCAATTGACCCACTTGTGTTTTCAATGTCTTCATCGTTGCTCCCATATTAGTACAATGTGTTTCAATATTGTTGAGACGAGTGTCATGTTGATCTAGCCTTGCCTTGGATTCCACTATGTAAGTCTTCAGTAACTCTTCAAGTGATGGTGAATGCTTCTCCCCCATTTGTCTAGGTGGCTCTTGAGGTGGTTGGAGAACGTTTCTATTGTTggcataggaaaaaatttcatgaTTGCGAAGGCCAGGATGGTAGTATGTTGGCAAGTTTCTGTTGGGCCTAAAGCTATAGTTCCAATTAACATATTGGCATTGTTCATCCACCAACCCATTCGAACTAGAAGCGTGTGCCACACATGCTCTTTCTTGGCTTGCTGCTACTTTATTTTCAATGAGACCCTTATTTGATTAGTCAAAGCAGACATCTGCGCCATCAGTGACGTTATTTGATCTACTTAAAAAACCCATGTTGCCTTCTTAACCATCGATCTCTCACTCTACCATTGACAACTATTCATGGCCATAACCTCAAACAAGCTTAATTCTTCTACCGATGTCTTTGATAAAATGGTTCTGCCAGATGCGGCATCAATATGTGATCTTGTTGGACCAATTAGCCCATTGTAGAATAGTTGAACCTGAAACCAATCCTATATGCAATGTTGAGGACATTTTCTCAGCATACCTTAAATCTATCCCATGCCTCATGCAATTGCTCTGACTCCATCTGTCTAAATTGAGTAATCTCACCCCTTAGTTGTGACGTTTTAGATGGCTGGAAAAATTTGGTGAGGAATTTATGTGCCATATCCTCCCAAGTAGTCACAATTCCTTTGGGTATAGATTGAAACCTAGCTCTAGCTTTATTTctcaatgaaaatgaaaataaCTTCAATTGTATAGTATCTACTGTGACCCCATCGATCTTGATCGTGTCACAAATCCCCAAGAAAGTTTCCAAGTGAACATTGGGGTCTTCATCAATTAGgccaaaa
It includes:
- the LOC133824741 gene encoding uncharacterized protein LOC133824741: MSKKRKLEDYETVKLTKECSAIIKRQLPENLKDLGSFTIPCVTGELHSEKALCDLGASINLMSLSIFRKLNLGDFTPTTISLQLAYRSLTYPRGIIEDVLVKIDRFIFLVDFVVLNMEEDHEILIILGKPFLATAKALINVHDGNLTLMGEWRRSKVQL